The following are encoded together in the Vanrija pseudolonga chromosome 7, complete sequence genome:
- the SAT17_1 gene encoding Taurine hydroxylase-like protein SAT17, with the protein MAAAAVLPPVDLLDLNRLTLGGRVEKADYTAEEKKKKIFETSYEPSESWWSANQLEYTRPADDPLPAGFPAHVNPQTLWDGKELINQPEKWLYTFTPEDVSLLDAAYDHFVGLKLHNNKIGRATFPIPAESRLYAELQNVTHQINHGVGLRVLRGLPVDEWTREKQIVVFAGVASYLGDETRQRQGDRNITHLRDITHLTADDRPAIVVKGQTSGNQVFHNDGAAGIVGLITLGVAETGGLSQLSSVAATYNDLANSRRDILRVLATPDWVSQYGVHANNHGSKALVYPINEGKDIFFAYSRRPFFGFYEAKAGVDPLPEDKHLALDAVHFTAEKYSLDIALQKGDLEFFNNHTVFHARNASTDSEENARHLIRIYIENSAQEIPEQLKEQFAFVNDRTGPEPDKWPLEAWDKDS; encoded by the exons ATGGCCGCCGCAGCTGTCCTCCCGCCtgtcgacctgctcgacctcaacCGCCTGACCCTCGGAGGCAGGGTCGAGAAGGCGGACTacaccgccgaggagaagaag AAGAAGATCTTTGAGACGTCGTACGAGCCCTCCGAGTCGTGGTGGTCGGCCAACCAGCTCGAGTACACCCGCCCTGCAGACGACCCGCTGCCGGCCGGCTTCCCTGCGCACGTCAACCCCCAGACGCTCTGGGACGGCAAGGAGCTCATCAACCAGC CCGAGAAGTGGCTCTACACCTTCACCCCCGAGGATGtcagcctcctcgacgccgcgtaCGACCACTTTGTCGGCCTCAAGctccacaacaacaagaTCGGCCGCGCCACCTTCCCCATCCCAGCCGAGTCGCGGCTGTACGCCGAGCTCCAGAACGTGACCCACCAGATCAACCATGGCGTCGGGCTGCGCGTCCTCCGCGGCCTGCCCGTCGACGAGTGGACACGCGAGAAGCAGATTGTCGTGTTTGCCGGCGTTGCGTcgtacctcggcgacgagacgcgccagcgccagggCGACAGGAACATTACGCACCTGCGCGACATCACCCACCTGACGGCCGATGACCGCCCCGCAATTG TGGTCAAGGGCCAGACGAGCGGCAACCAGGTGTTCCacaacgacggcgcggcgggcattGTCGGCCTCAtcaccctcggcgtcgccgagacTGGCGGCCTGAGCCAGCTCTCGTCCGTCGCGGCGACGTACAACGACCTGGCGAACTCGCGCCGCGACAtcctgcgcgtgctcgcgacgcccGACTGGGTGTCGCAGTACGGCGTGCATGCGAACAACCACGGCTCTAAGGCGCTCGTGTACCCCATTaacgagggcaaggacatCTTCTTCGCGTACTCCCGGCGCCCGTTCTTCGGGTTCtacgaggccaaggctggcGTCGACCCGTTGCCGGAGGACaagcacctcgcgctcgacgcggtgcaCTTCACTGCCGAGAAGTACTCGCTCGACATTGCGCTCCAGAAGGGCGACCTCGAGTTCTTCAACAACCACACCGTGTTCCACGCGCGCAATGCGTCCACTGACTCCGAGGAGAACGCGCGCCACCTCATCCGCATCTACATCGAGAACAGCGCGCAGGAGATCCCAgagcagctcaaggagcaGTTTGCCTTTGTTAACGACCGTACCGGGCCAGAGCCGGACAAGTGGCCCCTCGAGGCTTGGGACAAGGACAGCTAG
- the GIT1_1 gene encoding Glycerophosphoinositol permease 1 has product MTVTTEPVPVLPAAGSPGDTPLDEKKVDLSHDAQAAYEERDLETGDGVDVKTARASDYFTIMASGFALVSDGYQNNLATVFNVIFGILYPHDYTSGVKTRVSNALLIGEIIGQVVVGLICDRIGRKTAMVGTTLLIVIGGILSTAASGKTAAGMFWMLTVARGTAGVGVGGEYPACSTSASESANEKFGRNRGMVFILVTNLMLSIGGPIVISLFLLIINAAGYKGTKSASDLHKLSYTWRILMGIGIIIPLSVFYFRLRMKNPKIYRRNAIRHSPPYLLILKRYWKTLLGTAGTWFLYDFVTFPNGIFSSTIIASVVPNAGIVRTFEWNLLLSVLSLPGVFLGAFVVKYTGRKNLLMMGFSGYIIFGLIVGLSYDKITKVVPAFIVMYAMMQSSGNFGPGNMEGTISAESYPTSIRGTCYGLSAAIGKAGAAIGTQCFTPIQTHLGKKFTFIIAACCGVAGVLLAFFCVEDKGKDRLEKEDEAWRQYLVDHGYGHLAMGDGTGGVQRSAEGNVDHEPLEYEK; this is encoded by the exons atgACAGTCACCACTGAGCCAGTGCCAGTGCTCCCTGCTGCCGGGTCGCCAGGCGACACTccgctcgacgagaagaaggtCGACCTCAGCCATGACGCGCAGGCGGCTtacgaggagcgcgacctcgagaccGGGGACGGTGTCGACGTCAAGACGG CCCGTGCGTCCGACTACTTCACCATCATGGCGAGCGGCTTCGCGCTCGTGTCGGACGGGTACCAGAACAACCTGGCGACCGTGTTCAACGTCATCTTCGGCATCCTCTACCCGCACGACTACACGAGCGGGGTGAAGACGCGCGTGTCGAATGCTCTGCTGATTGGCGAGATTAtcggccaggtcgtcgtcgggctgaTCTGCGACCGGATCGGCCGCAAGACGGCCATGGTCGGCACGACATTGCTCATTGTCATCGGCGGCATCCTGTCtaccgccgcgtcgggcaaGACCGCCGCGGGCATGTTCTGGATGCTTACCGTCGCGCGAggcaccgccggcgtcggcgtcggcggagAGTATCCTGCGTGCTCGACGTccgcgtccgagtcggccaaTGAGAAGTTTGGGCGGAACCGCGGCATGGTCTTCATCCTCGTTACCAA CCTCATGCTCTCCATCGGCGGACCCATCGTCAtctccctcttcctcctcatcatcaaCGCCGCGGGGTACAAGGGCACCAAGAGCGCCAGCGACCTCCACAAGCTCAGCTACACGTGGCGTATCCTCATGGGCATTGGAATCATCATCCCGCTGAGCGTGTTCTACTTCCG CCTCCGCATGAAGAACCCCAAGATCTACCGCCGTAACGCCATCCGCCACTCTCCCCCCtacctcctcatcctcaagCGCTACTGGAAGacgctcctcggcaccgcTGGAACATGGTTCCTGTACGACTTTGTCACCTTCCCCAACGGCATCTTTAGCAGCACAATCATCGCCAGCGTCGTGCCCAACGCTGGCATCGTTAGGACGTTCGAGTGGAACTTGCTGCTGTCGGTGCTTTCGCTCCCCGGCGTGTTCCTCGGCGCGTTTGTGGTCAAGTA CACCGGACGCAAGAACCTCCTCATGATGGGCTTCTCAGGCTACATCATCTTCGGTCTCATTGTCGGAC TGTCGTACGACAAGATCACCAAGGTCGTCCCCGCCTTTATCGTCATGTACGCCATGATGCAGTCCTCGGGCAACTTTGGCCCGGGCAACATGGAGGGCACGATCAGTGCCGAGTCCTACCCTACCTCGATCCGCGGCACGTGCTACGGCCTGTCCGCGGCCATCggcaaggccggcgccgcgatTGGCACGCAGTGCTTCACGCCTATCCAGA cccaccTCGGCAAGAAGTTCACGTTCATCATTGCCGCTTGCTgtggcgtcgctggcgtcctcctcgccttcttctgcgtcgaggacaagggcAAAGACCgcctcgagaaggaggacgaggcatGGCGCCAGTACCTCGTGGACCACGGGTACGGCCACCTTGCCATGGGCGACGGCACGGGTGGCGTGCAGCGCTCGGCCGAGGGCAACGTGGACCATGAGCCGCTCGAGTACGAGAAGTAG